AAGTAATACAGAAAGTGATGATATTCTACGGAGCTCCCATGAAAAGTAAATAAGGAAAATTCAAGGATTATAAGCACCACCCCTAGAGGAGATCAGAAATGACTTCATTTGGAGTACGATATCGAAGTGATTTTCTTGGTCTGTCGTTGAGTTTTTCTTGTACTGCATAGATTTTTTCTTCTGATACTTTG
This portion of the Candidatus Peregrinibacteria bacterium genome encodes:
- a CDS encoding IS30 family transposase, translated to KVSEEKIYAVQEKLNDRPRKSLRYRTPNEVISDLL